A genome region from endosymbiont of Acanthamoeba sp. UWC8 includes the following:
- a CDS encoding aminoglycoside phosphotransferase family protein: protein MEQLWERRKEFHTLTESKIKKLSDNALNRDDIIDIHKTSNGLANTNYILMYHNGDKFVLRLYTRDSNAGLKEFNLANLLCHEALVPKCVKYFPVSEAFQYAYSFVEYKKGILLSNYLDKPDLLPELLKIYKELGQFLARLKAYRFEGSGSLNPDLTVSRFTTKHNENNPYINFILDCINMVRVKNRLGTSLFNRIKNVLKIHHDLFPKLNNDYHLVHGDFKPTNILVYESEGALKISGIIDWEFAYAGSGYSDIANLFRFKNIFDEQLKGSFAEGYKSRGGSLNKEWEKSIKLVDLINLCDLLSSEEERPNMHTDIIKLITESLNFIER, encoded by the coding sequence ATGGAACAATTATGGGAAAGAAGGAAGGAATTTCATACCCTTACTGAAAGTAAAATTAAGAAATTATCCGATAATGCTTTAAATAGAGACGATATAATTGATATCCATAAAACAAGTAACGGTCTTGCAAATACTAACTATATTCTTATGTACCATAACGGGGATAAATTTGTACTGCGATTGTATACGCGGGATTCAAACGCAGGTCTAAAGGAATTTAACCTGGCAAATTTACTATGCCACGAAGCTTTGGTACCTAAGTGTGTAAAATATTTTCCAGTCAGTGAGGCTTTTCAATATGCTTATAGTTTTGTTGAATATAAAAAAGGCATTCTACTTTCCAACTATCTTGATAAACCTGATTTATTGCCTGAATTACTGAAAATATATAAAGAACTGGGGCAGTTTTTAGCAAGATTAAAAGCCTATCGTTTTGAGGGTTCAGGTTCGCTTAACCCGGATTTGACGGTAAGCCGATTTACAACAAAACATAATGAAAATAATCCTTATATAAATTTTATTTTGGATTGTATTAATATGGTAAGGGTTAAAAACCGATTAGGAACCTCTTTATTTAATAGAATTAAAAATGTACTCAAAATTCACCATGACTTATTCCCTAAGCTAAATAATGATTATCATCTTGTACATGGTGATTTTAAGCCGACAAATATACTGGTATATGAAAGTGAAGGAGCTTTAAAAATATCGGGAATAATTGATTGGGAATTTGCCTATGCGGGAAGTGGCTATTCCGATATAGCTAACCTCTTTAGATTTAAAAACATATTTGATGAGCAACTGAAAGGCAGTTTTGCCGAGGGTTATAAAAGTAGGGGAGGAAGCTTAAACAAAGAGTGGGAAAAAAGTATTAAATTAGTTGATTTAATAAATTTATGCGACTTACTTAGCTCTGAGGAAGAGAGACCTAATATGCATACTGATATAATTAAGCTGATTACCGAGAGTTTAAATTTTATTGAGCGTTAA
- a CDS encoding 30S ribosomal protein S1: MAIKSNINKNEEINFSESFAQLFEDSIQNEKKEGTVIKGQVVGIERDAVLIDVGLKSEGRVPLKEFALDGEEPNINIGDTVDVFVERLEGKSGRTVLSREKALREEAWVKFEELQNKDVNVDGKVIGRVKGGFAVDLGGLIAFLPGSQVDIRPVKDASVLMNISQPFKILKMDRDQGNVVVSRRAILEESRAEARNELLSNISEGSILEGVVKNITDYGAFIDLGSLDGLLHITDISWNKISHPSEVLSLGQQIKVMVIKYNPETKRVSLGLKQLESNPWDGLSDKYQPGMRFTGSVTTVTDYGAFVELAQGVEGLVYHTEISWNAKNIHPRKLLKAGDEIEVVVLEIDISKHRISLSMKQCKPNPWQKFTDENPIGTIVEGVVKNIADFGLFVTVNEENPDAAIDALVPAVELTWSDNPEEELKNYKKGDIVKGIVLTSDVERERVTLGIKQLSTDHFTEAADKLDKNSVVTCTVTDVKSEGIEVEVAENIKAFIKKGDISKHKAEQRPERFAVGDRVDAMVVAIDKNTRKVNISIKALEADQEKKAIAEYGSTDSGASLGDILGAALGQSQNKDKE, translated from the coding sequence ATGGCTATCAAATCAAATATAAACAAAAATGAAGAAATAAACTTTAGTGAAAGTTTTGCTCAATTGTTTGAAGACTCAATTCAAAATGAAAAGAAAGAAGGCACCGTAATCAAGGGGCAGGTTGTCGGGATTGAAAGGGATGCTGTTCTTATAGATGTAGGATTAAAAAGTGAAGGCAGAGTTCCACTTAAAGAATTTGCATTAGACGGAGAAGAGCCGAATATTAACATCGGTGATACAGTTGATGTGTTTGTTGAAAGGCTTGAAGGTAAATCAGGCAGAACTGTTTTAAGTAGAGAAAAAGCTTTACGTGAAGAAGCTTGGGTGAAGTTTGAAGAATTACAAAATAAAGATGTGAATGTTGATGGTAAAGTAATCGGCAGAGTTAAAGGCGGTTTTGCCGTCGATTTAGGCGGCTTAATTGCGTTCTTACCCGGGAGCCAGGTTGATATTCGCCCCGTAAAAGATGCTTCCGTGCTTATGAATATTTCTCAACCGTTTAAAATTTTAAAAATGGATAGAGATCAAGGTAACGTGGTTGTTTCCAGAAGAGCTATTCTTGAAGAATCAAGAGCAGAAGCCAGAAATGAATTATTATCTAATATTTCGGAAGGTTCAATCCTTGAAGGTGTGGTTAAAAATATCACTGATTACGGTGCGTTCATTGACCTTGGTTCATTAGACGGATTACTGCATATAACTGATATTTCATGGAATAAAATTTCTCATCCTTCCGAAGTATTAAGTTTAGGACAGCAAATTAAAGTAATGGTTATTAAATATAACCCGGAAACAAAGAGAGTCTCATTAGGGCTCAAGCAACTGGAATCGAATCCGTGGGATGGCCTATCTGATAAGTATCAACCGGGTATGAGATTCACCGGAAGCGTAACTACCGTTACCGACTATGGTGCATTTGTTGAACTTGCACAAGGTGTTGAAGGCTTAGTATATCATACTGAAATTAGCTGGAATGCTAAAAATATTCATCCGAGAAAACTATTGAAAGCCGGTGACGAAATAGAAGTAGTTGTTCTTGAAATTGATATTTCCAAGCACCGTATAAGCTTGAGTATGAAGCAATGTAAACCGAACCCGTGGCAGAAATTTACCGATGAAAATCCGATCGGTACAATTGTTGAAGGTGTAGTTAAAAATATTGCTGATTTCGGTTTATTCGTGACTGTTAACGAAGAAAATCCTGATGCTGCAATTGATGCACTGGTTCCTGCCGTTGAGCTTACCTGGAGTGATAACCCGGAGGAAGAGCTTAAAAATTATAAAAAAGGTGATATAGTTAAAGGAATCGTACTTACTTCCGATGTTGAAAGAGAAAGAGTTACTTTAGGTATTAAACAACTTTCTACAGATCACTTTACCGAAGCTGCTGATAAGCTCGACAAGAACAGTGTCGTAACTTGTACCGTAACTGACGTGAAGAGCGAGGGTATTGAAGTTGAGGTTGCCGAAAACATTAAAGCGTTTATCAAGAAAGGTGATATTTCCAAGCATAAAGCTGAACAAAGACCTGAAAGGTTTGCGGTTGGCGACAGAGTTGATGCTATGGTAGTTGCTATTGATAAAAATACTCGTAAAGTTAACATCTCTATTAAGGCTTTAGAAGCTGACCAAGAGAAAAAAGCAATTGCCGAATACGGTTCAACTGATAGTGGTGCAAGCTTAGGTGATATCTTAGGTGCAGCACTCGGCCAATCACAAAACAAAGATAAAGAATAA